From Nicotiana tabacum cultivar K326 chromosome 20, ASM71507v2, whole genome shotgun sequence, one genomic window encodes:
- the LOC107822810 gene encoding uncharacterized protein LOC107822810 isoform X2, with the protein MVMMKNLLLVSNPDLYMKNTSKYYKLQTQTQSKIDQSLAFYQAAGGEKKRIYGLGSRAKYFFGPNLHASSGSNASSSAAPPNAQSAPMANLDELVMRLIPALTDHMVPVLIDNMLLVLAERVRGLIASPSHVQDNHTDHPSAMAPLVPPPPTTNINEVHASLSDDDLHSPVSL; encoded by the exons ATGGTCATGATGAAAAATCTTTTGTTAGTGAGCAATCCCGACTTGTACAT GAAAAATACCAGCAAATATTACAAGCTACAAACACAAACTCAATCTAAGATTGATCAATCTTTAGCATTTTATCAAGCTGCAGGAGGGGAAAAGAAGAGAATATATGGTCTTGGATCTCGAGCAAAATATTTCTTTGGGCCGAATCTTCATGCCTCTTCTGGATCTAATGCTTCTTCATCAGCAGCACCTCCGAATGCTCAGTCAGCACCGATGGCGAATTTGGATGAGTTAGTGATGCGATTGATTCCTGCATTGACTGATCATATGGTTCCTGTACTGATTGATAACATGCTTCTTGTGTTGGCTGAGCGAGTAAGAGGATTGATAGCTTCACCATCACATGTGCAAGATAATCATACTGATCACCCATCAGCTATGGCACCTCTAGTTCCTCCTCCTCCTACAACTAATATAAACGAGGTTCATGCATCGCTTTCTGATGATGACCTtcactctccagtctctctgtag
- the LOC107822810 gene encoding uncharacterized protein LOC107822810 isoform X1 gives MWLLKRVEIQHQVSYTCTSIHMVMMKNLLLVSNPDLYMKNTSKYYKLQTQTQSKIDQSLAFYQAAGGEKKRIYGLGSRAKYFFGPNLHASSGSNASSSAAPPNAQSAPMANLDELVMRLIPALTDHMVPVLIDNMLLVLAERVRGLIASPSHVQDNHTDHPSAMAPLVPPPPTTNINEVHASLSDDDLHSPVSL, from the exons ATGTG GCTATTGAAAAGGGTCGAGATCCAACACCAAGTGAGCTACACTTGCACGTCCATACACATGGTCATGATGAAAAATCTTTTGTTAGTGAGCAATCCCGACTTGTACAT GAAAAATACCAGCAAATATTACAAGCTACAAACACAAACTCAATCTAAGATTGATCAATCTTTAGCATTTTATCAAGCTGCAGGAGGGGAAAAGAAGAGAATATATGGTCTTGGATCTCGAGCAAAATATTTCTTTGGGCCGAATCTTCATGCCTCTTCTGGATCTAATGCTTCTTCATCAGCAGCACCTCCGAATGCTCAGTCAGCACCGATGGCGAATTTGGATGAGTTAGTGATGCGATTGATTCCTGCATTGACTGATCATATGGTTCCTGTACTGATTGATAACATGCTTCTTGTGTTGGCTGAGCGAGTAAGAGGATTGATAGCTTCACCATCACATGTGCAAGATAATCATACTGATCACCCATCAGCTATGGCACCTCTAGTTCCTCCTCCTCCTACAACTAATATAAACGAGGTTCATGCATCGCTTTCTGATGATGACCTtcactctccagtctctctgtag